Proteins from a single region of Butyrivibrio fibrisolvens:
- the murF gene encoding UDP-N-acetylmuramoyl-tripeptide--D-alanyl-D-alanine ligase, whose protein sequence is MENITLKQILDATNGTLLTPEISEDTIVKRVISDNRKAQAGDLFFAIVGEKMDGHSFVNPALNAGAVGAIVSKEPDEKVPGKFYVLVPDTLFALGDLASYYRMQFQIPIIAVTGSVGKTTMKDMIASVLSEKFNVIATEGNYNNNIGVPRTLFRIDRNTEVAVVEMGMNHEGEINYLTRMTHPTMAVITNIGDAHIGNLGSRENIFKAKCEIFNGLSLDGLAVMNADDEYLVKLKDNEDLQKDYRFKWVGEDSDADYGALDIDDTLQDGLKFTMIVRRTRTGIDEKDTIKVPARGRHMIYPVLAATAVAKKLDMSYEEIIEGIKNYKPTAMRMETWNLGNGIIIYNDTYNANPQSMKAGLSTLANTDGSRRIAVLGDMLELGDLEEDLHRSVGKKAADLSIDTLITIGQRAKYIADEAKKGGLMDVTSYDDAESAKDQLDSLLTDGAVIYFKASHAMALEKLAEYCKDRI, encoded by the coding sequence ATGGAGAACATTACACTTAAGCAAATATTAGACGCTACAAACGGAACCCTGCTTACCCCGGAGATTTCGGAAGATACTATTGTTAAGCGTGTCATTTCTGATAACAGAAAGGCTCAGGCCGGTGATCTGTTTTTTGCCATAGTAGGTGAAAAGATGGATGGACACAGCTTCGTAAATCCTGCCCTTAACGCAGGAGCTGTCGGAGCGATCGTATCCAAAGAGCCGGATGAAAAGGTTCCGGGTAAGTTCTATGTGCTGGTTCCCGATACCCTCTTTGCATTAGGTGATCTTGCCAGCTATTATCGTATGCAGTTCCAGATTCCGATAATTGCTGTTACCGGAAGTGTTGGTAAGACAACTATGAAAGATATGATCGCATCTGTTCTTTCAGAGAAGTTCAATGTTATCGCTACTGAGGGTAACTATAATAATAATATAGGTGTTCCCAGAACTCTTTTCAGAATAGACAGAAATACAGAAGTTGCTGTAGTTGAGATGGGAATGAACCATGAAGGTGAGATCAACTATCTTACACGTATGACTCATCCTACAATGGCAGTTATCACCAATATAGGTGATGCCCATATCGGAAATCTTGGTTCAAGAGAAAATATCTTTAAGGCTAAATGCGAGATATTTAATGGCTTGTCACTTGATGGTCTTGCAGTAATGAATGCTGATGATGAATATCTTGTTAAGCTCAAGGATAATGAGGACCTTCAGAAAGATTACAGATTCAAGTGGGTTGGCGAAGATTCCGATGCTGACTACGGTGCACTTGATATAGATGATACTCTTCAGGACGGCCTTAAGTTTACTATGATAGTAAGAAGAACACGTACAGGAATTGATGAAAAGGATACCATCAAAGTCCCTGCCCGTGGAAGACATATGATATATCCTGTACTTGCTGCTACAGCAGTAGCCAAGAAACTTGATATGTCTTATGAAGAGATCATTGAAGGAATTAAAAATTATAAACCAACAGCCATGAGAATGGAGACATGGAATCTTGGTAACGGCATTATTATCTATAACGATACATATAATGCAAATCCTCAGTCTATGAAGGCTGGTCTCAGTACCCTTGCTAATACAGACGGATCAAGAAGGATTGCAGTTCTTGGCGATATGCTTGAACTTGGAGACCTCGAAGAAGACCTTCACAGAAGCGTTGGTAAAAAAGCTGCAGATCTTTCTATAGATACTCTTATCACTATAGGACAAAGAGCAAAGTATATTGCTGACGAAGCTAAAAAGGGCGGTCTTATGGACGTAACAAGCTATGACGATGCAGAAAGTGCTAAGGATCAGCTTGATAGCCTTCTTACAGATGGCGCAGTAATTTATTTCAAGGCGTCACATGCAATGGCTCTTGAGAAACTTGCAGAGTATTGTAAGGACAGGATCTGA
- a CDS encoding ABC transporter substrate-binding protein, which yields MKKKLLSISMCAALALSLITGCGAGSESGSSSSSSSDVFKIGAIGPLTGGAAAYGNAVQWGAQIAVDEINEAGGINGYKIEYKAEDDECDNQKSVNAYNTLKDWGAQFIVGSTTSGCCIAVADEAHNDNIFQITPSGSAVDCVKYDNAFRVCFSDPAQGTASAQYIGEKKLATKVAIIYDSSDVYSSGITETFVAEAANQGLEIVSQEAFTADSKTDFSVQIQKAIDGQAELIFLPIYYSEAALILQQASTMGATATFFGCDGMDGILGVENFDTSLAEGLMLLTPFSADATDDLTKNFVAKFQEAHQIVPNQFAADAYDAVYAIKAAAEKAGITPDMSVSDICNAMKTAMTEISVDGLTSLGMTWSAAGEPTKEPKAVVIKNGEYVLAE from the coding sequence ATGAAAAAGAAACTGTTAAGCATTTCTATGTGTGCGGCTCTGGCTCTTTCTCTTATCACTGGATGTGGTGCAGGCTCAGAGTCAGGATCATCTTCATCATCTTCTTCAGATGTATTCAAGATTGGTGCGATCGGACCTCTCACAGGCGGTGCTGCTGCTTATGGTAACGCAGTTCAGTGGGGTGCACAGATCGCTGTTGATGAGATCAATGAAGCCGGTGGTATCAACGGATATAAGATTGAATATAAGGCAGAAGATGACGAGTGCGATAACCAGAAGTCAGTTAACGCTTATAATACATTAAAGGACTGGGGCGCTCAGTTCATCGTTGGTTCTACAACAAGTGGCTGCTGTATCGCAGTTGCTGACGAAGCTCACAATGATAACATTTTCCAGATCACACCTTCAGGATCAGCAGTTGATTGCGTAAAATATGATAACGCTTTCCGTGTATGCTTCTCAGATCCTGCACAGGGAACAGCTTCAGCTCAGTATATTGGTGAGAAGAAGCTTGCAACTAAGGTCGCTATAATCTATGACAGTTCAGATGTATATTCATCCGGTATTACAGAAACATTCGTAGCAGAAGCTGCTAACCAGGGACTTGAGATCGTATCTCAGGAAGCTTTCACAGCAGATTCCAAGACAGATTTCTCAGTTCAGATCCAGAAAGCTATCGATGGACAGGCAGAGCTTATTTTCCTTCCTATCTACTATTCAGAAGCAGCACTTATCCTTCAGCAGGCATCTACAATGGGTGCTACAGCTACATTCTTCGGATGTGACGGTATGGACGGAATCCTTGGTGTTGAGAACTTCGATACATCTCTTGCAGAAGGACTTATGCTCCTTACTCCATTCTCTGCAGATGCTACAGATGATCTTACCAAGAACTTTGTAGCTAAGTTCCAGGAAGCTCATCAGATCGTTCCTAACCAGTTTGCAGCAGATGCATATGATGCTGTATATGCTATTAAGGCAGCAGCTGAAAAGGCAGGTATCACACCTGATATGAGCGTATCAGATATCTGTAATGCAATGAAGACAGCAATGACAGAGATCTCTGTAGACGGACTTACATCTCTTGGCATGACATGGTCAGCAGCAGGCGAACCTACTAAGGAGCCAAAGGCTGTTGTTATCAAGAACGGTGAATACGTACTTGCAGAATAA
- a CDS encoding branched-chain amino acid ABC transporter permease — protein MNFLTYLISGISLGSVYAIIALGYTMVYGIAKMLNFAHGDFIMVGCYAIFTIVAAFSGSGIGMVIGVLLAMLICTAVGVLTERIAYRPLREAGSPLAVLITAIGVSYLLENLALLIFGSDPKSFTSIIKWEGITIASLKIPGVTIVTIAVSIVVLIGLQLFIHKTKDGQAMLAASQDRGAAMLMGINVNRTISLTFAIGSFLAAIAGALLCSAYPTLNPYTGAMPGIKAFVAAVLGGIGSIPGAMIGGIVLGIIEILGRSYISSQLSDAIVFAVLIVVLLVKPTGILGKKIQEKV, from the coding sequence ATGAATTTCCTCACATATTTAATCAGTGGCATAAGTCTTGGAAGTGTATATGCCATCATAGCTCTTGGATATACCATGGTATATGGTATTGCCAAGATGCTCAACTTCGCTCATGGCGATTTCATTATGGTTGGATGCTATGCTATTTTTACTATTGTCGCAGCCTTCAGCGGTTCAGGAATAGGAATGGTCATAGGCGTATTACTTGCGATGCTCATATGTACAGCAGTCGGTGTACTTACAGAGAGAATAGCATACAGACCTCTTCGAGAGGCAGGCTCTCCTCTTGCAGTTCTGATCACCGCTATAGGTGTCAGTTATCTTTTGGAAAATCTCGCCCTTCTTATATTCGGATCAGATCCTAAGTCCTTCACATCTATTATCAAGTGGGAAGGAATTACGATCGCATCCCTTAAGATTCCGGGCGTTACTATAGTTACAATTGCAGTCAGCATTGTAGTTTTAATTGGACTTCAGCTTTTCATTCACAAGACAAAAGACGGACAGGCAATGCTTGCAGCATCTCAGGACAGAGGCGCTGCTATGCTGATGGGAATTAATGTTAATAGAACTATTTCACTTACTTTTGCTATAGGTTCTTTCCTTGCGGCAATAGCCGGAGCACTCCTTTGCTCAGCATATCCGACACTTAATCCCTATACAGGTGCCATGCCCGGTATCAAAGCTTTCGTAGCAGCAGTACTTGGAGGAATCGGTTCGATCCCTGGCGCTATGATAGGCGGAATAGTTCTTGGAATAATCGAGATTCTTGGAAGAAGCTATATCTCCTCACAGCTTTCAGATGCGATCGTATTCGCAGTGCTTATAGTGGTGCTTCTTGTTAAACCTACAGGTATTCTTGGAAAGAAGATTCAAGAAAAGGTATAG
- a CDS encoding branched-chain amino acid ABC transporter permease, whose protein sequence is MSKKLKLNGNLTTYLIVIVAYIIFEILILTGTLSSHMQGLLVPMVYYAIAAVGLNLCVGILGELSIGHAGFMCVGAFSSAMFSNAVSDSLPAGLRFFLAFVIGIAVSALFGFLIGIPVLRLNGDYLAIVTLAFGEIIKNVINALYVGVDSKGLHFSFTSASAMNMEAGGTTVLSGPMGITGTPRDANFTIAIVVLLISLFIVQNLVKSRDGRAIMAIRDNRIAAESVGINITKFKILAFTISAAIAGAAGVLFGHNISALQATSGNFGYNISILILVYVVLGGIGNIKGSVIAAAILYMLPEMLRGLSTYRMLIYSIVLIVMMLFNWAPGARQWRSRFLSRFSGITKRPGRGTK, encoded by the coding sequence ATGAGTAAAAAGTTGAAGTTAAATGGAAATTTGACCACATATCTGATTGTTATTGTGGCATATATCATTTTTGAAATTCTTATACTTACAGGTACACTTTCAAGTCATATGCAAGGTCTCCTTGTGCCGATGGTCTATTATGCGATTGCGGCTGTAGGACTTAACCTTTGTGTTGGTATACTTGGGGAGTTGTCGATCGGACATGCAGGATTCATGTGCGTGGGAGCTTTTTCAAGTGCGATGTTTTCAAATGCTGTAAGTGACAGCCTTCCTGCAGGGCTTCGTTTCTTCCTTGCATTTGTAATAGGTATCGCAGTTTCAGCTCTGTTTGGATTTTTAATCGGTATACCGGTTTTAAGACTCAACGGTGACTACCTTGCAATCGTAACTCTTGCATTTGGTGAGATCATTAAGAATGTTATCAATGCTCTTTACGTTGGAGTAGATTCCAAAGGACTTCATTTTTCTTTTACAAGTGCAAGTGCTATGAACATGGAAGCAGGAGGAACAACAGTTCTTTCAGGCCCTATGGGTATCACAGGTACTCCTCGTGATGCGAACTTTACTATTGCAATAGTAGTTCTTTTGATATCTCTTTTCATAGTTCAGAATCTTGTTAAGTCACGTGATGGCAGAGCTATTATGGCTATAAGAGATAACCGCATTGCGGCAGAATCTGTAGGCATTAATATAACTAAGTTCAAGATCCTTGCTTTTACTATTTCAGCAGCAATAGCAGGAGCAGCAGGTGTCCTTTTTGGACATAACATTTCTGCACTTCAGGCTACAAGCGGAAACTTTGGATATAACATTTCAATTCTTATCCTTGTATACGTAGTTCTTGGTGGAATCGGAAATATCAAAGGAAGTGTTATCGCAGCTGCGATCCTTTACATGCTTCCCGAGATGCTCAGGGGCCTGAGCACATACAGAATGCTTATCTATTCTATCGTACTTATCGTAATGATGCTCTTTAACTGGGCACCGGGAGCAAGACAGTGGAGATCCAGATTTTTATCAAGGTTTTCAGGTATTACAAAAAGACCGGGAAGGGGTACTAAATAA
- a CDS encoding ABC transporter ATP-binding protein: protein MALLEVNKLSISFGGLRAVDDLTFSIEKGELYGLIGPNGAGKTTVFNLLTGVYKPTEGIIKLDGSDITGKKTIDINQAGIARTFQNIRLFKQMSVIDNVKVGLQNDKELSYSSLDGILHTPKYCRVEKEIEAKALEILKVFNLDESKDVLASNLPYGQQRKLEIARAIATKPKLLLLDEPAAGMNPNETAELMETIQLIRDKFEMTILLIEHDMKLVSGICERLTVLNFGRELKQGVTKDVLNDPEVIKAYIGE from the coding sequence ATGGCACTTCTTGAAGTAAATAAACTTTCAATTTCATTTGGCGGTCTTCGTGCAGTTGATGACCTTACTTTTTCCATAGAAAAAGGTGAGCTTTATGGTCTCATCGGACCTAACGGTGCAGGTAAGACTACTGTATTTAACCTTCTTACAGGCGTTTATAAGCCAACAGAAGGCATCATAAAGCTTGATGGCAGCGATATCACAGGCAAAAAAACTATCGATATCAACCAGGCAGGAATCGCCAGAACATTTCAGAATATCCGTCTCTTTAAGCAGATGTCTGTAATAGATAACGTTAAAGTAGGCCTTCAGAATGATAAGGAGCTTTCCTATTCAAGCCTTGACGGAATCCTTCATACACCCAAGTATTGCAGGGTGGAAAAAGAGATCGAGGCAAAGGCTCTTGAGATACTTAAGGTTTTCAATCTGGATGAATCAAAAGACGTCCTTGCATCCAATCTTCCCTACGGTCAGCAAAGAAAGCTTGAGATCGCAAGAGCGATAGCTACAAAGCCCAAGCTTCTTCTTCTGGACGAGCCGGCAGCAGGAATGAATCCTAATGAAACCGCAGAGCTTATGGAGACGATACAGCTTATCAGAGATAAGTTTGAGATGACCATCCTTTTGATCGAGCATGATATGAAACTTGTAAGCGGTATCTGCGAAAGGCTTACAGTTCTTAACTTTGGTCGTGAGCTTAAGCAGGGCGTAACTAAAGATGTGCTGAATGACCCTGAAGTTATCAAGGCATATATAGGAGAATAA
- a CDS encoding ABC transporter ATP-binding protein encodes MALLEVKDLKVYYGVIQALKGINFHVDKGEIVALIGANGAGKTTTLHTISGLLKAGSGSVIYNGKDITGVPGHEIVKMGMAQVPEGRRVFADMTVAQNLMLGAYTRKDKAEAAGILEQVYTRFPRLKERQNQIAGTLSGGEQQMLAMGRALMSHPDIILMDEPSMGLSPLLVNEIFDIIRSVHEDGVTVLLVEQNAKKALSIADRAYVLETGEIKMEGKASDLLNDEGVRKAYLGE; translated from the coding sequence ATGGCACTTTTAGAAGTAAAAGATTTAAAAGTATATTATGGAGTGATCCAGGCTCTTAAAGGAATAAATTTCCATGTAGATAAAGGCGAGATCGTAGCTTTGATCGGAGCTAACGGAGCGGGCAAGACTACAACTCTTCACACCATATCAGGCCTTTTGAAGGCAGGAAGCGGATCTGTTATATATAACGGCAAAGATATTACAGGCGTTCCCGGTCATGAGATAGTCAAAATGGGAATGGCTCAGGTTCCTGAGGGCAGAAGAGTATTCGCTGATATGACAGTTGCCCAGAACCTTATGCTTGGAGCTTATACAAGAAAAGATAAGGCAGAAGCTGCCGGAATTCTTGAACAGGTTTATACAAGATTCCCAAGACTTAAGGAAAGGCAGAACCAGATAGCAGGAACATTGTCAGGCGGCGAGCAGCAGATGCTTGCAATGGGAAGAGCTTTAATGTCACATCCTGATATCATCCTCATGGATGAGCCTTCAATGGGGCTTTCACCACTTCTTGTAAATGAGATATTCGATATCATAAGAAGCGTTCACGAGGACGGCGTTACAGTTCTTCTTGTAGAGCAGAATGCCAAGAAGGCTCTTTCTATAGCAGACAGGGCTTATGTACTTGAAACAGGCGAGATCAAGATGGAAGGTAAGGCATCTGATCTTCTTAACGATGAGGGCGTGCGTAAGGCATATCTTGGAGAATAA
- a CDS encoding AAA family ATPase, whose translation MKKVVITIERQYGSGGRTVGEMLANELGIHYYDKELVKLAADESGISEALFVQADESIRQGKAPLLNKIKKSVYKGKVIGPESDDFTSMQNLFNYQAEVIKKLADTQPCVIVGRCANYVLRDFDNVVSVFVHAPQDFLMEQAALKQPMRGKELEKFIEKTDKYRADYYKYYTGERWEDAYNYDLCLNSGRLGFEKCVEAIKEYMKVRFGNDVFD comes from the coding sequence ATGAAAAAAGTCGTTATAACAATCGAAAGACAATATGGTAGCGGTGGACGTACAGTCGGAGAGATGCTGGCTAACGAACTTGGCATTCACTATTATGACAAGGAACTTGTAAAGCTTGCCGCAGATGAAAGCGGAATAAGTGAAGCACTTTTCGTTCAGGCTGATGAAAGCATAAGGCAGGGCAAGGCACCTCTTCTAAATAAGATAAAAAAGAGTGTGTATAAAGGAAAAGTAATCGGCCCTGAAAGTGATGATTTTACTTCCATGCAGAACCTTTTTAACTATCAGGCTGAGGTTATAAAAAAGCTTGCTGATACGCAGCCCTGCGTAATAGTTGGAAGATGTGCCAACTATGTCCTCAGGGACTTTGATAACGTTGTAAGCGTATTCGTTCATGCTCCGCAGGACTTCCTTATGGAGCAGGCAGCACTTAAGCAGCCAATGCGCGGCAAGGAGCTTGAAAAGTTCATAGAAAAGACGGATAAGTACAGGGCAGACTATTACAAGTATTATACCGGCGAGAGATGGGAAGATGCTTATAACTATGATTTGTGCCTTAATTCAGGAAGGCTCGGATTTGAAAAATGCGTTGAAGCTATCAAGGAATATATGAAGGTCCGTTTTGGAAACGATGTATTTGATTAA
- a CDS encoding amino acid-binding protein, giving the protein MLQQVSIYAENKKGVYRDITGLLSKNEINILGSVTNDSAEYGMVRMVVSDAEKAIKVLSEAGYMCKTTPVLGIETEDKVGALNNLLDALYDANINVDYIYLSFNRESGKPIMVLHTEGIYQVENILTNKGFTSV; this is encoded by the coding sequence ATGTTACAACAGGTTTCAATCTATGCCGAAAACAAAAAAGGAGTTTACAGAGATATTACAGGTCTTCTTAGTAAAAACGAGATCAATATCCTTGGCTCCGTAACTAACGACAGCGCTGAATATGGTATGGTACGAATGGTCGTATCTGATGCCGAGAAGGCTATCAAAGTATTAAGTGAAGCCGGATATATGTGTAAGACAACTCCTGTTCTTGGAATCGAGACAGAAGATAAGGTCGGAGCACTTAATAACCTTCTTGATGCTCTTTATGATGCCAACATAAATGTAGATTATATCTACCTTTCATTTAACAGAGAATCCGGAAAACCTATCATGGTGCTTCATACAGAAGGCATCTATCAGGTTGAGAATATTCTCACAAACAAAGGATTCACTTCCGTATGA
- the uxaC gene encoding glucuronate isomerase: MTKFMDEDFLLNTEAAKKLYHGYAKEMPILDYHCHISPMEIAQDRKFENITQIWLGGDHYKWRQMRSNGVPEKYITGDASDYEKFEKWAATLERAIGNPLYHWSHLELQRYFGYYGVLNSKTCKEVWDICNEKLANTSCRQLIKDSGVTLICTTDDPADSLEWHEKIAADESFDVQVLPAWRPDKATNINKPDYVDYLETLSKVSGIKIDSFASLKEAMKVRLDFFEKHGANVSDHGLDYVPYAPATEDEVEAIVAKKLSGSELSDLEVDKYKYEFLLFLAKEYHKRNWVMQLHFGCKRDNNAGMFAKLGPDTGFDCIGDQVSTAAVANFLNALSATNEIPKTILYSLNPNDNSSLGTILGCFQNEDAIGKIQLGSAWWFNDHFKGMTDQLTDLASLGLLGNFIGMLTDSRSFISYARHEYFRRILCRLLGSWIEDGQLPEDYEHIGSIVRDISYNNAVRYFGFNLTPVNK; the protein is encoded by the coding sequence ATGACAAAATTTATGGATGAAGATTTCCTGCTTAACACCGAGGCAGCTAAAAAGCTCTACCATGGTTATGCAAAAGAGATGCCAATCCTTGATTATCACTGCCACATCAGTCCAATGGAAATCGCACAGGATCGTAAGTTCGAGAACATCACACAGATCTGGCTTGGCGGTGACCACTACAAGTGGAGACAGATGCGTTCCAATGGCGTACCTGAGAAGTACATCACAGGCGATGCTTCTGATTATGAGAAGTTTGAAAAGTGGGCAGCAACTCTTGAAAGAGCTATCGGCAACCCTCTTTATCACTGGAGTCACCTTGAGCTTCAGAGATATTTCGGATACTACGGCGTACTTAATTCAAAGACCTGTAAAGAGGTTTGGGATATCTGCAATGAAAAGCTTGCTAATACATCCTGCAGACAGCTCATCAAGGATTCAGGCGTAACACTTATCTGCACAACAGATGATCCTGCTGACAGCCTTGAATGGCACGAGAAGATCGCAGCAGATGAAAGCTTTGACGTACAGGTTCTTCCTGCATGGAGACCAGACAAGGCAACTAATATCAACAAGCCTGATTATGTTGATTATCTTGAGACTCTTTCTAAGGTTTCAGGTATTAAGATCGACTCTTTTGCTTCACTTAAGGAAGCTATGAAAGTAAGACTTGATTTCTTTGAAAAGCACGGAGCTAACGTATCAGACCACGGCCTTGATTATGTTCCTTATGCTCCTGCCACAGAAGATGAAGTTGAAGCTATCGTTGCTAAAAAGCTTTCTGGTAGCGAGCTTTCAGATCTTGAAGTTGATAAGTACAAATACGAGTTCCTTCTTTTCCTTGCAAAAGAATATCACAAGAGAAACTGGGTAATGCAGCTTCACTTTGGATGTAAGCGTGATAATAACGCCGGAATGTTTGCAAAGCTCGGCCCTGACACAGGATTTGACTGTATCGGTGACCAGGTTTCAACTGCAGCTGTTGCCAACTTCCTTAATGCGCTCAGCGCTACAAATGAAATACCAAAGACAATCCTTTATTCACTGAACCCTAACGACAACTCTTCACTTGGAACTATCCTTGGATGCTTCCAGAACGAGGATGCTATCGGCAAGATCCAGCTTGGATCTGCATGGTGGTTCAATGATCACTTCAAGGGAATGACAGATCAGCTTACCGACCTTGCAAGCCTTGGACTTCTTGGCAACTTCATCGGTATGCTTACAGACTCAAGAAGCTTCATCTCCTACGCCCGCCACGAGTACTTCCGCAGAATCCTCTGCAGGCTCCTCGGCAGCTGGATCGAAGACGGACAGCTTCCTGAAGATTACGAACACATCGGAAGCATTGTAAGAGACATATCTTACAACAACGCCGTAAGATACTTTGGTTTCAACCTCACACCAGTAAATAAATAA
- a CDS encoding LacI family DNA-binding transcriptional regulator, with product MAVTIYDIARLSGVSIATISRVVNGNPSVSDKTREKVLAVMKEYDYTPNPFARSLQFNSMKMVGISCADIKDDYMARMVSILEKKLHEYGYDYMLLCSGYDLESREHAVDLLLKKKVDALILIGSQFLGNCEKDEVAYLHKDAEQVPVFILNGYLENKNIYGVLGDDRNAMYNATDSLIKAGRKKILFLYDSESYSSKQKMVGYEDALKDNGIPVDGNLKLKITCSLHEERDLLLMRKDLDFDAVVSTTDELAVGVLKYAKARMLSVPGDISVIGYNNSPLADFVEPELTSVDTSIKDMAHVAVDKMMECLQGKKVEHKTVVESKLVKRCTTDF from the coding sequence ATGGCAGTTACTATTTATGATATAGCAAGATTATCCGGGGTTTCTATTGCTACTATATCAAGAGTTGTTAATGGTAATCCCAGCGTCAGTGATAAGACCAGAGAGAAGGTTCTTGCAGTAATGAAGGAGTATGACTACACTCCCAATCCTTTTGCAAGAAGTCTTCAGTTTAATTCTATGAAAATGGTTGGAATATCATGTGCCGATATTAAGGACGACTACATGGCACGAATGGTTTCCATCCTTGAAAAAAAGCTTCACGAATACGGATATGACTACATGCTCCTTTGCAGTGGATATGACCTTGAATCAAGAGAGCATGCAGTAGACCTTCTTCTTAAGAAGAAAGTTGATGCACTTATCCTTATAGGTTCACAGTTCCTTGGAAATTGTGAGAAGGATGAAGTTGCATATCTTCATAAAGATGCTGAACAGGTTCCTGTATTTATACTTAACGGATACCTTGAGAATAAGAACATATACGGAGTCCTTGGAGATGACCGCAATGCCATGTACAATGCGACAGATTCTCTTATCAAGGCAGGAAGGAAGAAGATCCTTTTCCTTTATGATTCAGAATCCTATTCATCCAAGCAGAAGATGGTCGGATATGAAGACGCACTTAAAGATAACGGAATTCCGGTAGACGGTAATCTTAAACTTAAGATCACCTGTTCTTTACATGAAGAAAGAGATCTCCTCCTTATGAGAAAAGATCTCGATTTCGATGCAGTAGTTTCAACAACTGATGAACTTGCTGTTGGAGTCCTTAAGTATGCAAAGGCAAGAATGCTTTCTGTTCCCGGAGATATCAGCGTTATAGGCTATAACAATTCTCCGCTTGCAGATTTTGTAGAGCCTGAACTTACATCTGTAGATACTTCTATCAAAGATATGGCACACGTAGCCGTAGACAAGATGATGGAATGTCTTCAGGGCAAAAAGGTAGAGCACAAGACTGTTGTTGAATCAAAGCTTGTAAAGCGCTGCACTACAGATTTTTAA
- a CDS encoding pectinesterase family protein: MKKIFFSNGTHYQKLYFDEEYYKNNNVTDNSLHIKGAGMDVTTISWSDGGFDKAPDDKGIKLGTFRSYTMFVSGNEAIIEDLTIENTAGDGRIRGQAIALYADASKVTCRRVHLKGHQDTLFMSPLPLTEREKGGFIGPRENSPRLMTTQYYEDCIIEGDVDFIFGGANAVFKNCTIVSLYRAPLIDKNTISKEKAADYTDVPVQGFVCAPCTPEDEPGIRFIDCRFITDRCPDSSVYLARPWREKGAASFENCSFGSHIHPDLFAGWKDIYDLEKTARFKNL; encoded by the coding sequence ATGAAAAAAATCTTTTTTAGCAATGGAACACACTATCAAAAGCTATACTTTGATGAAGAATATTATAAAAATAATAATGTTACTGACAACTCTTTGCATATAAAGGGTGCGGGAATGGATGTTACTACTATCTCATGGTCTGATGGAGGATTCGATAAGGCGCCTGATGATAAGGGCATTAAACTCGGAACTTTCAGAAGTTATACCATGTTCGTATCAGGGAATGAAGCGATAATTGAAGATCTCACTATAGAAAATACTGCTGGAGACGGACGTATCAGAGGTCAGGCGATCGCGCTTTATGCTGATGCATCTAAAGTAACCTGCAGACGTGTTCATTTAAAAGGGCATCAGGATACTCTTTTCATGTCTCCACTGCCTCTAACTGAGCGCGAAAAGGGTGGTTTTATTGGACCAAGAGAAAACAGTCCTCGCCTTATGACAACTCAGTATTATGAAGACTGCATAATTGAGGGTGATGTTGACTTTATATTCGGAGGGGCTAATGCAGTATTTAAAAACTGCACCATTGTATCTTTGTACAGGGCTCCTTTAATCGATAAAAATACTATATCAAAAGAAAAAGCTGCTGATTATACAGATGTTCCTGTTCAGGGATTTGTATGTGCTCCCTGCACTCCGGAAGACGAACCAGGAATAAGGTTTATAGACTGCAGATTTATAACAGACCGCTGCCCTGATTCTTCTGTTTATCTTGCGCGTCCATGGCGCGAAAAAGGAGCAGCCTCTTTTGAAAACTGCTCCTTTGGTTCGCATATCCACCCTGACTTATTTGCCGGATGGAAAGATATATATGATTTAGAAAAAACAGCCAGGTTTAAAAATCTGTAG